The Achromobacter pestifer genome includes a region encoding these proteins:
- a CDS encoding DUF883 family protein, with protein MATRKSEEVAKEKLIDSVKSSLNDAESLLREAASSTGDKANELRDRALTSLKRTREALYEAQDAVLERGRKAARATDDYVHDNPWQAIGIAGVTGLLLGLLISRR; from the coding sequence ATGGCCACGAGAAAATCCGAAGAAGTCGCAAAAGAAAAACTGATCGACAGTGTCAAGTCCAGCCTGAATGACGCCGAGAGCCTGCTGCGCGAAGCCGCCAGCAGCACGGGCGACAAGGCCAACGAATTGCGCGACCGCGCGCTGACGTCGCTCAAGCGCACGCGTGAAGCGCTGTACGAAGCGCAGGACGCCGTGCTGGAACGCGGCCGCAAGGCTGCCCGCGCGACCGACGACTACGTGCACGACAATCCCTGGCAAGCCATCGGCATCGCAGGCGTGACCGGCCTGCTGCTCGGCTTGCTGATCAGCCGCCGCTGA
- a CDS encoding phage holin family protein, whose product MGLRKSVFGVASSVVGLLRTRLELLALEAADEKARLLKLLGMAFAALLFLTLAVLVFTVTVAVAFWPTEDRYLALGLLAGFYGLVGVALLVAVRHGLVYGAPPFAATLEELGRDAELLERVRDAQDDDEAQARRREEG is encoded by the coding sequence ATGGGTCTACGAAAATCTGTTTTCGGCGTTGCCTCCAGCGTGGTCGGGCTGTTGCGCACGCGCCTGGAATTGCTGGCGCTGGAAGCGGCGGACGAAAAAGCGCGCCTGCTCAAGCTCTTGGGCATGGCGTTTGCTGCGCTGCTGTTCCTGACGTTGGCGGTGCTGGTCTTCACCGTCACGGTTGCGGTGGCGTTCTGGCCTACTGAAGACCGCTATCTGGCCCTGGGCCTGTTGGCGGGCTTCTATGGACTGGTCGGCGTGGCCTTGCTGGTGGCGGTGCGCCACGGGCTGGTCTACGGCGCGCCGCCGTTCGCCGCCACGCTTGAAGAACTCGGGCGTGACGCCGAACTGCTGGAGCGGGTGCGCGACGCGCAGGACGACGACGAGGCGCAGGCGCGCCGGCGCGAGGAGGGCTGA
- a CDS encoding CAAX protease: MIDALISNERINSYQSVFNPANDVELMGAYLWNAHACGALYPLMGAVEISLRNSIDRALVADLGRFWWAGGKLRYRSYAPGTDAPHPVQAVRNNFAKATRNHASEQRRRHAVRGNVMPQHHGVIAKTEFSTWEFLLDTELMGRGLIWPKHLSAVFRGVWPMRQAGGMLAHVQDLVATLRAFRNRLFHHEPAWKRYGVQTEADALQHLQEKTAKAESLLMLIHPENLRLLQTNGLLRDARRACTASEIRRFQHLAQTHRINSLNTLTELVTRSAQENSALVARIHHGQDQRFLILPR; this comes from the coding sequence TTGATCGACGCGCTCATCAGTAACGAGCGCATAAACAGCTACCAGAGCGTATTCAACCCCGCGAACGACGTGGAACTGATGGGGGCCTATCTATGGAATGCGCACGCCTGCGGTGCGTTGTACCCGCTCATGGGCGCGGTGGAAATCAGCTTGCGAAACTCCATCGACCGGGCGCTTGTCGCGGATCTGGGGAGGTTCTGGTGGGCGGGCGGCAAGCTGCGCTACCGTTCCTACGCGCCGGGCACGGATGCGCCGCATCCGGTGCAGGCGGTGCGGAACAACTTCGCCAAGGCGACCCGCAACCATGCTTCCGAACAGCGCCGCCGCCATGCGGTGCGCGGCAATGTGATGCCGCAGCATCATGGTGTCATCGCCAAGACTGAATTCTCGACCTGGGAATTCCTGCTGGATACCGAGTTGATGGGGCGCGGATTGATCTGGCCCAAGCATCTGTCCGCCGTGTTTCGCGGGGTGTGGCCGATGCGCCAGGCGGGTGGGATGCTGGCCCATGTGCAGGATCTGGTCGCCACGCTGCGCGCCTTCCGCAATCGCCTGTTTCATCATGAACCGGCATGGAAGCGGTATGGCGTGCAGACCGAAGCGGACGCCTTGCAGCACCTGCAGGAAAAGACCGCCAAGGCGGAAAGCCTGCTGATGCTGATACATCCCGAAAATTTGCGATTGTTGCAAACCAATGGCTTGTTGCGAGACGCAAGACGGGCTTGCACGGCGTCGGAGATCAGACGTTTTCAGCACCTGGCACAGACGCATCGGATCAACTCGTTGAACACGTTGACTGAGTTGGTTACGCGCAGCGCCCAGGAGAACAGCGCCTTGGTCGCCCGGATACATCACGGGCAGGATCAGCGCTTCCTGATCCTGCCGCGATAG
- the ubiD gene encoding 4-hydroxy-3-polyprenylbenzoate decarboxylase, with the protein MKYRDLRDFIAQLERMGDLRRIAAPVSTRLEMTEISDRVLRAEGPALLFENARHNGQPAQMPVLTNLFGTPARVARGMGADDVSALRDIGELLASLREPEAPKGLRDALAKVSMLKSALWDMSPKNVKSPACQEIVWEGKDVDLTRLPIQTCWPGDVAPLLTWGLVITRGPNARRQNLGIYRQQLLGPNKLIMRWLSHRGGALDFRDHALAHPGTPFPIAVALGADPATTLGAVTPVPDSLSEYQFAGLLRGSRTEVAKALGSDLSVPAWAEIVLEGHLLPSSDPRALAPVVPEGVNPPPNTDYEMALEGPYGDHTGYYNEQDWFPVFTVERITMRRNPIYHSTYTGKPPDEPAVLGVALNEVFVPLLRRQLPEIVDFYLPPEGCSYRLAVVSIRKQYAGHAKRVMFGLWSILRQFMYTKFIVVVDEDIDPRDWKEVVWAMTTRMDPVRDTLLVENTPIDYLDFASPVSGLGGKMGMDATNKWPGETHREWGTPITMDADVKKRVDEMWGQLGL; encoded by the coding sequence GTGAAATACCGCGACCTTAGAGACTTCATCGCCCAACTTGAACGCATGGGCGACCTCAGACGCATCGCCGCGCCGGTGTCCACCCGGCTGGAAATGACTGAAATATCCGACCGTGTCCTGCGCGCGGAAGGGCCCGCCCTGCTGTTCGAAAATGCGCGGCACAACGGTCAGCCGGCGCAAATGCCGGTGCTGACCAATCTCTTCGGCACCCCGGCCCGGGTGGCCCGCGGCATGGGCGCCGACGACGTCAGCGCGCTGCGCGACATCGGCGAGCTGCTCGCCTCGCTGCGCGAACCCGAAGCGCCCAAGGGCCTGCGCGACGCGCTGGCCAAGGTCTCGATGCTGAAGTCCGCGCTGTGGGACATGAGCCCCAAGAACGTCAAGAGCCCCGCCTGCCAGGAGATCGTCTGGGAAGGCAAGGACGTCGACCTGACCCGCCTGCCGATCCAGACCTGCTGGCCCGGCGACGTGGCGCCGCTCTTGACCTGGGGCCTGGTGATCACGCGCGGCCCCAATGCCCGCCGTCAGAATCTGGGCATCTACCGCCAGCAGCTGCTGGGACCGAACAAGCTGATCATGCGCTGGCTGTCGCACCGCGGCGGCGCGCTGGATTTCCGCGACCACGCCCTGGCGCACCCCGGCACCCCCTTCCCCATCGCCGTCGCCCTGGGCGCCGACCCGGCCACCACGCTGGGCGCGGTCACGCCGGTGCCCGACAGCCTGTCCGAATACCAGTTCGCCGGCCTCTTGCGCGGTTCCCGCACCGAGGTCGCGAAAGCGCTGGGCAGCGACCTGTCCGTGCCGGCCTGGGCCGAGATCGTGCTGGAAGGCCACCTGCTGCCGTCCTCCGACCCGCGCGCCCTCGCGCCCGTCGTGCCCGAGGGCGTCAACCCGCCGCCGAACACCGATTACGAAATGGCGCTGGAAGGCCCCTACGGCGACCACACCGGTTACTACAACGAGCAGGACTGGTTCCCCGTCTTCACGGTGGAGCGGATCACGATGCGGCGCAATCCCATCTACCACTCCACCTACACCGGCAAACCGCCCGACGAACCCGCCGTGCTGGGCGTGGCGCTCAACGAGGTCTTCGTGCCGCTGCTGCGCCGCCAGTTGCCCGAAATCGTGGACTTCTACCTGCCGCCGGAAGGCTGCAGCTACCGCCTGGCGGTGGTGTCGATTCGCAAGCAGTATGCCGGCCACGCCAAGCGCGTCATGTTCGGCCTGTGGAGCATCCTGCGCCAGTTCATGTACACCAAGTTCATCGTGGTGGTGGACGAGGACATCGATCCGCGCGACTGGAAGGAAGTGGTGTGGGCGATGACTACCCGCATGGATCCGGTACGCGACACCTTGCTGGTGGAGAACACCCCCATCGACTACCTGGACTTCGCCTCGCCAGTGTCCGGCCTGGGCGGCAAGATGGGCATGGACGCCACCAACAAGTGGCCCGGCGAAACCCACCGCGAATGGGGCACCCCCATCACCATGGACGCGGACGTCAAGAAGCGGGTGGATGAGATGTGGGGTCAGCTGGGCTTGTAA
- a CDS encoding lytic transglycosylase domain-containing protein translates to MPDASVASLFRSLAQGVHQYLAESLRICSVYLGIAVIVTVSMGFALPGLRDQALQVHKALLTALAPTSMQASTEFDAGSELGSDSASAIAMAVPTAPASNATGMLGPARVAPAAPKPVAMSATGPQAEALRNYISRKYKVAYDATGPLLNVVYKVSREKKLDPLLVLAVIAIESRYNPLAESHVGAQGLMQVMTSVHQEKFDAVGKTALDPAANIGVGATILRDCINRRGSVDGGLACYVGATGPDDNGYGAKVQAERRRLALASGIALARD, encoded by the coding sequence ATGCCCGATGCGTCAGTGGCCAGCCTGTTCAGGAGCCTGGCCCAAGGAGTGCACCAATATCTTGCCGAGTCCCTGCGCATCTGCTCCGTTTATCTGGGCATTGCGGTCATTGTGACGGTAAGCATGGGATTCGCCCTGCCTGGTTTGCGCGACCAGGCATTGCAAGTGCACAAAGCCTTGTTGACCGCCCTAGCGCCTACATCCATGCAAGCCAGCACCGAATTCGATGCCGGCTCCGAACTGGGTTCCGACAGTGCGTCGGCAATTGCCATGGCCGTTCCCACTGCTCCCGCCAGCAATGCCACAGGCATGTTGGGGCCCGCCCGTGTCGCCCCCGCGGCGCCCAAGCCTGTCGCGATGAGCGCCACGGGCCCGCAGGCGGAAGCCTTGCGCAACTATATTTCGCGCAAGTACAAGGTCGCGTATGACGCCACCGGCCCGCTGTTGAACGTCGTGTACAAGGTCAGCCGCGAAAAGAAACTGGATCCGCTGCTGGTGCTGGCCGTGATCGCCATCGAGTCCCGCTACAACCCTCTGGCCGAAAGCCATGTGGGCGCCCAGGGGCTGATGCAGGTGATGACCAGCGTGCACCAGGAAAAATTCGACGCGGTCGGCAAGACCGCGCTGGACCCGGCCGCAAATATCGGGGTCGGAGCCACGATCCTGCGCGATTGCATCAACCGCCGCGGCTCGGTCGATGGCGGCCTGGCATGCTACGTCGGCGCCACGGGACCGGACGACAACGGCTATGGCGCCAAGGTGCAGGCGGAACGCCGCCGCCTGGCGCTGGCCTCCGGGATCGCGCTGGCGCGCGACTGA
- a CDS encoding pyridoxal phosphate-dependent aminotransferase: MPRLAHRTHDFLTFQVMELFKQAQALQAAGKDIISLGIGEPDFTAPPQVVEALERAARAGLSGYSPSAGLTPLREAIAQFYHEQFGARINPSRVIVTAGASGALTLACAALVNQGGEVLMPDPSYPANSNFVLAAGGVPRLIPSTAAKRFQLSAQDVASHWTPATQGVLVASPSNPTGTSIDHGELAELLAQVRARDGFAIVDEIYLGLSYEGQPRSALTLDDDVIVINSFSKYFHMTGWRLGWMIVPEDMVAPVEKIAASLAICAPTLAQHAALACFEPGAMKTFEHRREAFKQRRDYLLPEFERMGIQVPVKPDGAFYIYADIANLGMDSAAFSQRLLLEAGVAAVPGLDFGPAHGSHTMRFSYATGLDRLEEAVARIGRLLQG; the protein is encoded by the coding sequence ATGCCCCGCCTTGCCCATCGCACCCACGACTTCCTGACCTTCCAGGTAATGGAACTATTCAAGCAGGCGCAAGCGCTGCAGGCAGCGGGCAAGGACATTATCAGCCTGGGCATCGGCGAACCGGACTTTACCGCGCCCCCCCAGGTCGTGGAAGCGCTGGAACGCGCGGCGCGCGCCGGTCTCAGCGGCTACAGCCCCTCGGCCGGCCTGACGCCGCTGCGCGAGGCCATCGCCCAGTTCTACCACGAGCAGTTCGGCGCCCGGATCAATCCGTCCCGCGTCATCGTCACCGCGGGCGCCTCCGGCGCCCTGACGCTGGCCTGCGCGGCGCTGGTCAACCAGGGTGGCGAAGTGCTGATGCCGGACCCGTCCTACCCCGCCAACAGCAATTTCGTGCTGGCCGCCGGCGGCGTGCCGCGCCTGATCCCGAGCACGGCGGCCAAGCGCTTCCAGTTGTCGGCGCAGGACGTGGCCAGCCACTGGACGCCCGCCACCCAGGGCGTGCTGGTCGCCTCGCCCAGCAACCCCACCGGCACCTCGATCGACCACGGCGAGCTGGCCGAGCTGCTGGCGCAGGTCCGCGCCCGCGACGGCTTCGCCATCGTCGATGAAATCTACCTGGGCCTGTCCTATGAAGGCCAGCCGCGCTCGGCCCTGACCCTGGATGACGACGTCATCGTCATCAACAGCTTCTCGAAGTACTTCCACATGACGGGCTGGCGCCTGGGCTGGATGATCGTGCCCGAGGACATGGTGGCCCCAGTGGAGAAAATCGCCGCCAGCCTGGCGATCTGCGCGCCCACGCTGGCGCAGCATGCCGCGCTGGCCTGCTTCGAGCCCGGCGCGATGAAGACCTTCGAGCACCGCCGCGAGGCCTTCAAGCAGCGCCGCGACTACCTGCTGCCGGAATTCGAGCGCATGGGCATCCAGGTGCCGGTCAAGCCGGACGGCGCCTTCTATATCTATGCCGACATCGCCAACCTGGGCATGGACAGCGCCGCGTTCTCGCAGCGCCTGCTGCTGGAAGCCGGCGTGGCCGCGGTGCCGGGCCTGGACTTCGGACCGGCCCATGGCAGCCACACCATGCGCTTTTCCTACGCCACCGGCCTGGACCGCCTGGAAGAGGCCGTCGCCCGGATCGGCCGGCTGCTGCAGGGCTGA
- a CDS encoding FAD-binding protein: MQPSRRAFLLGRRPVRSPWSAFIERLSLLCQGSVRDLGETGEGGPRGLLAPVRDADVAHARTLCAEYRVTLALEGAEGPFETAHGPLLRVDSSALTGLVRLSGDTGRWRAQPGTPVAALAQAGLRQFAGLPGDLTLAAWLAAKANWPAGRCAESGVLALDVMLADGIEETLGPFGESDVQPLRSATVQRLVPALFQLATGGDAFATRDGERWLGRYRLDALKPDAPATVNLAHLLLGHGGTLAWVQSVTVADAAPAPRPAASQGEPPGLATTRLDSRVKALFDPDGRFPLFHIAE; encoded by the coding sequence ATGCAGCCATCCCGGCGCGCTTTCCTCCTGGGCCGTCGTCCGGTCCGCAGCCCGTGGTCGGCCTTCATCGAGCGGCTGAGCCTGCTCTGCCAGGGATCCGTCCGAGATCTGGGCGAGACAGGAGAGGGCGGTCCCCGGGGTTTGCTGGCGCCGGTGCGCGACGCGGACGTGGCGCATGCGCGCACGCTGTGTGCCGAATATCGCGTGACGCTGGCGCTGGAGGGGGCGGAAGGGCCTTTCGAGACGGCTCATGGGCCGCTCCTCAGGGTGGATTCGTCCGCCCTGACCGGCCTGGTGCGCCTGTCCGGCGATACCGGGCGCTGGCGCGCACAGCCCGGCACGCCGGTGGCGGCGCTGGCCCAGGCCGGGCTGCGGCAGTTCGCCGGCCTGCCTGGGGATTTGACGCTGGCCGCGTGGCTGGCGGCCAAGGCCAACTGGCCCGCCGGGCGCTGCGCCGAATCCGGGGTGCTGGCGCTGGACGTGATGCTGGCGGACGGCATAGAGGAAACGCTGGGGCCGTTCGGCGAATCGGACGTCCAGCCCCTGCGTTCGGCCACCGTGCAGCGCCTGGTTCCGGCGCTGTTCCAGCTGGCTACGGGCGGCGATGCCTTCGCCACCCGTGACGGCGAGCGCTGGCTGGGCCGCTACCGGCTGGACGCGCTCAAGCCCGACGCGCCCGCCACCGTCAACCTGGCGCATCTGCTGCTGGGCCATGGCGGCACGCTGGCCTGGGTGCAGTCGGTGACGGTGGCCGACGCCGCGCCCGCGCCACGGCCTGCGGCAAGCCAGGGCGAGCCGCCGGGGCTCGCCACCACGCGCCTGGATTCCCGGGTGAAGGCGCTGTTCGATCCCGATGGACGTTTTCCCTTATTCCACATTGCGGAATAG
- a CDS encoding NADP-dependent malic enzyme, with protein sequence MDANLRKAALEYHELGRPGKISVTPTKQLTNQRDLALAYSPGVAAACEEIVADPANVYRYTARGNLVGVITNGTAVLGLGNIGALASKPVMEGKAVLFKKFAGLDVFDIEINETDPDKLVEIIAGLEATFGGINLEDIKAPECFTVERKLRERMKIPVFHDDQHGTAICVSAAFINGLKVVGKDIKQVKVVTSGAGAAALACLDLMVDLGLPLENIWVTDIEGVVYEGRTALMDPDKARFAQKTDARKLAEVIPDADVFLGLSAGGVLKPEMVAAMGPRPLILALANPTPEILPELAQSVRDDVVMATGRSDYPNQVNNVLCFPYIFRGALDVGATTITREMEKAAVYAIAELAEEEQNEVVAAAYGTFDISFGPEYLIPKPFDPRLIVRIAPAVAKAAMEGGVATRPLADLEAYEEQLQQFVYHSGAFMKPLFSASKRIVREGGPARIVFAEGEDERVLRAVQVIVDEGLARPILVGRPSVLLTRIEKLGLRLRLGEDVEVTNPEYDERFHQYWTTYWELMCRRGITKEMARVEMRRRMTLIGAMMVRLGDADGMVCGSVGAYHDHLRFVDEVIGRRPGHNVYAAMNILLLNERTVVLVDTHVNDEPSAEQIAEFTIAAANEMRRMYLAPKVALLSRSNFGSGSSASGAKMRRALELVRQAAPDLEIDGEMHGDCALDEALRMRILPSSTLKGQANLLVCPNVDSGNIAYNLLKTAAGGNVAVGPFLLGANAPVHILTSSSTVRRIVNMTAMTVVDVNTPR encoded by the coding sequence ATGGATGCCAATCTCCGCAAAGCCGCCCTTGAATACCATGAGCTTGGACGCCCCGGCAAAATCTCGGTCACGCCGACCAAGCAGCTCACCAACCAGCGCGACCTGGCCCTGGCGTACTCGCCCGGCGTGGCGGCGGCCTGTGAAGAGATCGTGGCCGATCCGGCCAATGTGTACCGCTACACCGCGCGCGGCAACCTGGTGGGCGTGATCACCAACGGCACCGCGGTGCTGGGCCTGGGCAACATCGGCGCGCTGGCTTCCAAGCCGGTGATGGAAGGCAAGGCGGTATTGTTCAAGAAGTTCGCCGGCCTGGACGTCTTCGACATCGAGATCAACGAGACGGATCCGGACAAGCTGGTCGAGATCATCGCCGGCCTGGAAGCCACCTTCGGCGGCATCAACCTCGAAGACATCAAGGCGCCGGAGTGCTTCACCGTCGAGCGCAAGCTGCGCGAGCGCATGAAGATCCCCGTCTTCCATGACGACCAGCACGGCACCGCGATCTGCGTGTCCGCCGCCTTCATCAACGGCCTGAAGGTCGTGGGCAAGGACATCAAGCAGGTCAAGGTGGTGACCTCGGGCGCCGGCGCGGCCGCGCTGGCCTGCCTGGACCTGATGGTGGATCTGGGCCTGCCGCTGGAAAACATCTGGGTCACCGACATCGAAGGCGTGGTCTACGAAGGCCGTACTGCGCTGATGGACCCGGACAAGGCGCGTTTCGCGCAGAAGACCGATGCCCGCAAGCTGGCCGAGGTGATCCCGGACGCCGACGTGTTCCTGGGCCTGTCGGCCGGCGGCGTGCTCAAGCCCGAGATGGTCGCGGCGATGGGCCCGCGTCCGCTGATCCTGGCGCTGGCCAACCCCACGCCCGAGATCCTGCCGGAGCTGGCGCAATCGGTGCGCGACGACGTGGTCATGGCCACGGGCCGTTCGGACTATCCGAACCAGGTCAACAACGTGCTGTGCTTCCCCTATATCTTCCGCGGCGCGCTGGATGTGGGCGCGACCACGATCACCCGCGAAATGGAAAAGGCGGCGGTGTACGCCATCGCCGAGCTGGCCGAAGAGGAACAGAACGAAGTCGTGGCCGCGGCCTATGGCACCTTTGATATTTCGTTCGGCCCCGAATACCTGATCCCCAAGCCCTTCGACCCGCGCCTGATCGTGCGCATTGCGCCGGCGGTGGCCAAGGCCGCGATGGAAGGCGGCGTGGCCACGCGTCCGCTGGCCGACCTGGAAGCCTACGAAGAGCAGCTGCAGCAGTTCGTGTACCACTCGGGCGCCTTCATGAAGCCGCTGTTCTCGGCGTCCAAGCGCATCGTGCGCGAGGGCGGCCCGGCCCGCATCGTGTTCGCCGAAGGCGAAGACGAGCGCGTGTTGCGCGCGGTGCAGGTGATCGTCGACGAAGGCCTGGCCCGCCCCATCCTGGTGGGCCGTCCGTCGGTGCTGCTGACCCGCATCGAAAAGCTGGGCCTGCGGCTGCGCCTGGGCGAGGACGTCGAAGTCACCAACCCCGAATACGACGAGCGCTTCCACCAGTACTGGACCACGTACTGGGAACTGATGTGCCGCCGCGGCATCACCAAGGAAATGGCGCGCGTGGAAATGCGCCGCCGCATGACTCTGATCGGCGCGATGATGGTGCGTCTGGGCGATGCCGACGGCATGGTCTGCGGTTCGGTGGGCGCATACCACGATCACCTGCGCTTCGTGGACGAAGTCATCGGCCGCCGTCCCGGCCACAACGTGTACGCCGCCATGAACATCCTGCTGCTCAACGAGCGCACGGTGGTGTTGGTGGACACGCACGTCAACGATGAGCCTTCGGCCGAGCAGATCGCCGAATTCACCATCGCCGCCGCCAACGAGATGCGCCGCATGTATCTGGCGCCCAAGGTCGCGCTGCTGTCGCGTTCGAACTTCGGTTCGGGCAGTTCGGCGTCGGGCGCGAAGATGCGCCGCGCGCTGGAGCTGGTGCGCCAGGCCGCGCCGGACCTGGAGATCGACGGCGAAATGCATGGCGACTGCGCGCTGGACGAAGCCTTGCGCATGCGCATCCTGCCGTCGTCCACGCTCAAGGGCCAGGCCAATCTGCTGGTGTGCCCGAACGTGGACTCGGGCAACATCGCCTACAACCTGTTGAAGACGGCCGCCGGCGGCAACGTGGCGGTGGGGCCGTTCCTGCTGGGCGCCAACGCACCGGTGCATATCCTGACCTCCAGCTCCACCGTGCGCCGCATCGTCAACATGACCGCGATGACGGTGGTCGATGTCAATACACCGCGTTGA
- a CDS encoding patatin-like phospholipase family protein, which produces MSIHRVDVTPPGPACPRTPTGLVLTGGGARAAYQVGVLSAIMELLDPDWHSRFQNPFHIICGTSAGAINAAALACRADRPHLGVRRIRRLWSSLNTDMIYRADAPGLIRTGVRWLGLLSLGWMYSGLTRKRPHSLLDNSPMQALLGRVLDFQHLRTNLETGALSALAITASGYTSGEHLTFYQAHTPIEPWHRYLRLALPTPIGIDHLMASSAIPFVFPARQVQVHGKGEWCGDGSMRQLAPISPAIHLGAHRVLVIGTGFRDETHPENREDSPPYPSLAQVGGHALASIFLDGLSADVERLERINFLMDQSGGEGTHGHARRIDVLTITPSQSLDVMALEHLQDMPAQARALFRVLGVSSDPDRPGGGSLMSYLLFESSYTKRLIELGYADTMQRNDEVIAFFKGAQA; this is translated from the coding sequence ATGTCAATACACCGCGTTGATGTGACGCCACCCGGTCCGGCGTGCCCGCGCACGCCGACCGGCCTGGTCCTGACAGGAGGCGGCGCTCGCGCCGCCTATCAGGTGGGCGTGCTCAGCGCCATCATGGAACTGCTGGATCCGGACTGGCATTCGCGTTTCCAGAATCCCTTCCACATCATCTGCGGCACGTCCGCCGGCGCCATCAACGCCGCCGCGCTGGCCTGCCGCGCCGATCGGCCCCATCTGGGCGTGCGCCGTATCCGCCGGCTGTGGTCCTCCCTGAATACCGACATGATCTACCGGGCCGACGCGCCCGGCCTGATACGCACCGGCGTGCGCTGGCTGGGCTTGCTGTCGCTGGGGTGGATGTACTCGGGCCTGACGCGCAAGCGGCCCCATTCGCTGCTGGACAACAGCCCCATGCAGGCCCTGTTGGGCCGGGTGCTGGACTTCCAGCACCTGCGCACCAATCTGGAAACCGGCGCGCTGTCGGCGTTGGCGATCACGGCTTCGGGCTACACCAGCGGCGAGCACCTGACCTTCTACCAGGCACACACGCCCATCGAGCCTTGGCACCGCTATCTGCGCCTGGCGCTGCCCACGCCCATCGGCATCGACCACCTGATGGCCTCGTCCGCCATTCCCTTCGTCTTTCCCGCCCGCCAGGTGCAGGTGCACGGCAAGGGGGAGTGGTGCGGCGACGGCTCGATGCGCCAGCTCGCGCCTATCAGCCCGGCCATCCACTTGGGCGCGCACCGCGTGCTGGTGATCGGCACGGGGTTCCGCGACGAAACCCACCCTGAAAACCGCGAGGACTCGCCGCCTTATCCCTCGCTGGCCCAGGTCGGCGGGCATGCGCTGGCCAGCATCTTCCTGGATGGCCTGTCGGCCGACGTCGAACGCCTGGAACGCATCAACTTCCTGATGGACCAGTCCGGCGGGGAGGGCACGCATGGCCATGCGCGCCGCATCGACGTCCTGACGATCACGCCCAGCCAGTCGCTGGACGTCATGGCGCTGGAACATTTGCAGGATATGCCGGCCCAGGCCCGTGCCCTTTTCCGCGTACTCGGTGTATCGTCCGATCCAGACCGTCCCGGCGGCGGGTCGCTGATGTCCTATCTCTTATTTGAATCCAGCTACACCAAGCGATTGATTGAACTGGGTTATGCCGATACGATGCAGCGTAACGACGAAGTGATCGCCTTTTTCAAGGGGGCTCAGGCATGA
- a CDS encoding barstar family protein — MTRNGQSTLQRQLLRGGALAHDGLDKKAVVDAAHELGLALFVANCDPARSRSAVLRAIVKAVDFPEYFGGNLDALYDCLCDTVLDHKTGVVLWLYKLHSGDPALEEDAGRIETVCSDAADFARENGRVFAYVIEHAGRHPDPEPGVAAAPYGEDH; from the coding sequence ATGACGCGCAATGGCCAATCTACTCTGCAGCGGCAGCTGCTGCGCGGCGGTGCGCTGGCCCATGACGGGCTGGACAAGAAGGCCGTGGTGGACGCCGCCCATGAGCTTGGCCTGGCCTTGTTTGTCGCCAATTGCGATCCTGCCCGCAGCCGTTCCGCGGTGCTGCGCGCCATCGTCAAGGCAGTCGATTTCCCCGAGTACTTCGGTGGCAACCTGGACGCTCTTTACGACTGCCTGTGCGACACCGTGCTGGACCACAAGACCGGCGTGGTGCTGTGGCTGTACAAGCTGCATTCGGGCGACCCGGCGCTGGAAGAAGACGCTGGCCGCATCGAAACCGTTTGTTCCGACGCGGCGGATTTCGCCCGCGAAAACGGTCGCGTCTTTGCGTATGTCATCGAACACGCCGGACGCCATCCGGACCCCGAGCCCGGGGTGGCGGCAGCGCCCTACGGCGAAGACCACTGA